The Fundulus heteroclitus isolate FHET01 unplaced genomic scaffold, MU-UCD_Fhet_4.1 scaffold_36, whole genome shotgun sequence sequence gctgatagTTCTCCGTTAATCAGATCTCACGTGTCTCACCTGTGTAATTTAGTGCCACCTGCCTCTGCTCCCTTTTACCCTCCTATATATATTGTCAGCCCAGCCGTCAATaattgtcaggtcctccgtcTTCATCCATGTATCTACTCTACAGTACAGTTACCTTTACAGTAACAACATGCTTTAGAAACGgaagattaaagaaaaaagaaaacagcatctATTTAGTTGTTGGATTcacattttcagatttatgCTTTGGGATTTCCAACACTTCCTCATCCCGTTACACACCGGACTTTTTGcatcttttacattttgaagGTTGACAATATTGTGTCTATCTCACATTCTGTAGCGAATataggaaatatttttaagtcCACATTTATATTATGGAGAAATTAgactgttttatatatttttaatgagaTTTATGGACTAGATTATGATGTATGGTTCCATTTAAACTAGTATAAAGTAAattctgtgttaaaaaaaggCAAGAAATTCTTGTTTAGTGACACACTGCAGCGTGCTTCAGGCGTATTTGTAGAAGAATGTTTGATACAATGCTATTGTTGACATTACTGATTATGCTCTTTGTTATCAACAGAACCTCCTgcataaatagtttttaaacgcacCAATATAAAAGaagcataaaaacatttatttggagGAAGCATGCTGCATGAGTTATGGAGCCCATTTATGTTTGCTTGATTATTAAAAAGTGCTACAGCAATTCATGCACTAATTAACATTTAGACACAAAAAGCTGCTAAACGCTAaataatttcagaataaaaagcaaacctcCAGACTTTGCTTGCGAACCAGAAAGGCATCCACGAAGCCTCTGCACATCTCAGGGTTCAGGGTCTGCTTCAGCTGACGGAAGAGGGCGAAGTTCTGTTTCCTATTGGCTGAAACATTTTCCAGGAACTCCCTCTTATCGCTGACCCATTTAAAGAGCCGTGGAAACATGTTGTAAAGCTTTCGAGGGAAAAGGTCATGTGTAAGTTAGTGGCTCAGGTGGCGGGCAGCATGTTGCAGTCGGTGAGTTCAATACCAGCACGGATGGAGAGCCGCTGAGCAGAATGCTTCGGTTGGTTCGGTCCACCATGGATGTGAACTCTGGGTCATCATATTCAAATCTGCTGCCGTACACCATGGAGCAGATGATGTTGGAGACCGCGTAGTTGATTGGTTGCATTGTGTCAAAAGGCTCCCCTGTGACGAAGCAGAAAGAAGTTTACAGCTCCAAATGTCTTCTGTTGTTgcagttttgtttaaatgtttcagatcatcaggGTTTTTTTATATCAGATTGAGATTATGAAGTTTTCTTTTAAGGACAAAAACTATAAATCAATGTGAAAAGGCACCTGCTCCCCTTATCAAATCAAAAATTGACTGCGATGAACATCACTTTGTTCAATCACACCAGCGAAACCCAGAAATTATTACCAGACCCGGTAGAATCAAGAAACCAGTAAAACACAACCTGTCTGGCAACAAGAAGTAGCCTAAAAGATCTAAAATCCAGTCCTAAAATCAGGTTTTGTATTACAAATTAACACACGGAATAATTAGCGATAATCTGTAGGGGTGAAAGTGGAAAACACCTAAAGGTTTAACTTAAAAAGCAGCAGAGGTAGGTCTGTTACCAGGCCATGACAGACCCAGGAACAATGGCGTTAGGTCTGGCCCTGCTGGGGGATTAGAAGCCCCAACTTTAATTTCCTCACTGTTGAGGACAGGGGAGATACTCCATGTATGAACatcacttaaaataagtaaccAATCaaaattttctgtgtttttattacaaCATCACCCTCTTTCACAAAAGTCTTCAACTGAGACTTTGGTgcttctctctgtgttttcaAATAGGACTGATGCTTATGGCCTTGGACAAACGGCATGaattcagatttaaaagcaaGACCCGCATTAATTCTCTGagaagttgtatttttttgcacatacaaggTTTTTGGCTGACAGCAGAATCAGCGGATCAACTCCGCAGCTGTGGGGTCAGTGGGTCCATCTGACAAAGCAGATCAAAGCACCGGGATCGTTGTGACGTGGCACAGATCATTTTTGGGTTTTAATAATGTTGCTGTGAAGTGTGACGAGCCAGAACATATAAAGTAGGCTTCAGCCAATGCTATGTTGTCAGCTGGAGCGATTCCTGACCAGGCTGACCGGTGATTTATGAACAATCActagcaacacagagacagatttgtctttccagctttatgacattaAAGCTTCGTTTGAaagaatctttttttattgtgatcAATGAGACTGGAATGCATTTACTGTAAGAATGATTGAATTTTACCTTTGAATTTCTTAAAAACCTCAATGAGCTGCTGACACTCCTCGATGATTTTGTCTTCACACGCCTTCTTGCCCATTCCAAAGTCCCTGAGGTTTGTCAACGCGAAGCGCCGCATTTCTTTCCAAGAGTCGCCGTTTGACCATAAAACCCCTAAAATGAAATGAGATTAGACTTAGATCCTCATTGAAAGATTATGAATGGTGAGCGTCTCGCATGTCTCACCGTGGCCTTTGTGAAATTCCCGTAAAATGGGAAATGTGTCCCGCTCGCCGAACTCCTCGTCACGCTGAACCAGAGCCTCCTTTACTGTCTTGTATCCCGCCAGGACCACCACTTTTTGGGGTCCAAGATAGACAGTGAAGACCGATCCATACTTCTTGGATAACTAATAATAGAAAAGAACTGGTCATGTTTCTGTGGTTTAAATAACATACACGATGATCAATGTACAAAAATATTGAGGAAACATCAATCAATTCAACTGAAATAAAAGTTGGGCATACATCTAGTTCTGAATGCTAAACTTTGTCAGATTATATGAAAGTTTAACCACAAAGACAAATTCAGCAACTTATTGAAGGGTCCACACTTTTAGGACTAGGTTTTTGCAGCTTTTCatgcatattttacatttttctacaaGCCGAGTTGTTTTTTAGTTGAATTGTGCAAAATACGTCACATTAAACTTGGAAAAGGTTTAGAAATGATTTACTGTTTCCTTTTTATAAGTCAACTCTGCTTTTTATCTGCACTTGTAGGCACTATAGTCAGCTCATGTTACGCTTAGTAGGCGCTATAGtcaatttccataaaacaaaaagatgtcaaggagtatttaaaacaaatcccACAGCTAAGCCCctatttagttttatatttgATCCTGTTAGACACACTTAATcgaaaataaacctaaaaataataatcatccaAACCAACAAGGGTCAGCTGCAGCGATAGGACAATGATAGGAGGAGGATTATTTAGATTTGAACCTACTGTTTAGACAAAACAGtaggttaaaaagttttctcgTTTTCTAATTTATGGTGACACTATTTCCATGTTTTATCAATagattttagtttagttttgcaTCGTTTCACGACTCCAGGAAGTTTGAGTTTCTGACCCGGGTAGGTTAAAGTGAATTAGCATGAATCTACCTGTTATAGAAAACCGAGCTGAACATGCTCACCTCCTGGAACGAGTGGTACGCTCTGCTGAGGTCAAGCTGCAGAAGGTTTCCAATGACGGGAAGCGGTCTCGGTCCCGGTGGCTCTTTCCCATGTTTTCCACTCTTAAGGTTAAATGAGGAGAGCAAAAACACCAGCAGCAGGACCGTCAGACCCAGCAACAAAGAGGCTGAGTAGGACTGCAGTAAAACGTCTAGAATCCCCATGACTTAGAAAAGAGTCAGAGTAACTGAGCGCTTTGAGGGAGACCGGTCGGTTTATCTAGCAGAGAAACAAACTCAGCCCAGTTTGGCTGGACAAATGGTTAGAAAGTTCAGACATAAAAGACAGTGAATGATTCCTTTGAGAACTGGTACTTTGATCCATGTCAAAGTTGATTCCTGATTTCACAATTCTGCGTAAACCAGCAGCAGACGTGGTGCAGTGACACGATATGTTCTGCCACAGGATCACTCATCCGAAAGAAAACGTTTTAATTTCACGTCCTTAGTGCACAAATGTCTAGTTAGAAATAAATCGTCCTGTAAACCTGCTGAAAATAACTCCACGACCGATGCGACTGTGTGTTCTGACTTCATTGTGGAACTACCACAATGTTTACCAggaacatttttgttaaaaatatatattatgtaaaataaaagaatgtgTCCTGAGACTTGAATTAAATTGCTCACCTATAATAGATTTGCTATTTTGTTCCGAAACGTTATCATTCTCTGATTTTAAAAGACAGGACTGTGTTTCTTACTGTCTGAGAGAGAAACTTGGAGCGTTTTgtcttaaaatgtcttaaatttcTGTTGAGTGCAGGCATTGAAGGCCTGTTTATCCAACCCCTGAAAACAGCATAGAGTAGAAATTGCCCAACAGTTTCACTGCTTATTCAAACAAGGATAAGAGTCACAGTATAAGCTGAAATTAATTAACCAAGCAAcaagttaaatatttactgATGCAGACTCGCTTAACTAAACAATATGGAAACACTGCGTTTGATGCAAGGCAGGCTTATGTCCATCATTAGTTAAGATGATGTTATAAGCACATATTATGATAGTAAATTCTCctttatagtaaaaaaaattgaaaactgATAGTCTAATTTGTGGGACAATGTTAATGTATCCTCTTATTTTGTAGAAATGACATTCAGGCTATGAAGCAAAACCATCTTCTGGTTGCAGTGAGACTAAATCATGAAGCTTTACTGTCATTCTGTAACCATGAGGACATTTTAGTCAGACAtcggctcagaattcacatatAACCCAGAGACGCAAATCAACACACAATAATCCACCACCGACAACAAACACTTCCTGAGATAAAAGCAGATAGTCCTCAGCAGCTGATAAGATTTAAAAGTTTGAATCAATAAGACAGATAGCAGTCCGTTTACAGGACAATGAAAAACACTGGAATTGCCTGAATTAACCAGAAGAACTGTCCTTGAGAACCTAAAAGatgtgcaaataggcattaaCATGAGAGGCAGTGTAAATCCTTCTTAATTGGATCaggaacctgtggaaccagcagcatgtttgttgacatgaactgggctggtggtttatttgagtctcagcagggggcgacagCCCTCACAGATTTCgggggaaaatatgtttttaagtcTGTTCGTTTTTGATTAAATGTTCTTCAATCATTTCCCAGGTGAAAGTGGGACAAACGGTGCCTTGCCCAGGTGGGTGGGATCTATAGCAGTGCATCTGGCCCTTTCATTGGACAATTGTACCAAAAACTGTGTCCAGATCATGtggacggcatcccacaatccccctgtgctgtcctcactaCCCCTGCTAAGTCTCTCCCCTGTTAGGCCAAGCAGCTCTCACATCGCACAGTCATGCCGAGACAAAAGATGCTTTCAGTTGTGGCTCTATAAAAGTTTTTTAGCACCTTAGTGGGAAGTCCGATCCGTTTCactttcctgaggaagaagagccgttgttgggccttcttcaccaggagTCCCCATTTCAGGAGAGGTCAGATGAAATGTGAATGCCAGAGAGCTTTGTGCTGCCCACAGCCCAACCCCCCCccgtatgcagagaggagcatgctcagtcttcctggacctcctggagTCCACTAGGACGcgttggtcttgctggtgttcaggatgaggttatTTTCTGGAGCACCATTGTCTCAGACTGTGAACCTCTTCTCTAGATCGGCCTTTAATACTCTCCAGCCTCGTGTCCTTTATGTCTACAGTTAtgtctactatatatatatatatatatatatatatatatatatatatatatatatatatatatatatatatatatatatatatatatatatatcagatgGTTTCACTCagtccttattagacgttcccAACAAGTCAGGGTGAACAGGACCTTATCTGATCTTCTTAACATCAGTACTGGCGCTCCCCACCTGTTCTGTTCACCTTACATACCAATCACTGCAGTTGTAATACACCAAACAACTATGTGTTCACATTTTCAGATGACACAGCTACTCTCTGCCTCATTTCAGGCACATCAGACCTAACTAGTTACAGACAGCAGATTAAAACCTTTGTTCAGTGGTGTGAGGAACATTTTCTGACTCTTAatgcccaaaaaaacaaaagaactgaTCTTTGACCCAAAGGCTGTTGGAGACCACTCTCCAGTGGTCATCCATAATCAATTAATTGCCCAGGTAATTGCCTATAAATATCTTGGAttacagattaaaaataaatgatcgTGGATCGCTCAGGTTGATTATGTCTGCAGCAGCGGCTACATTCTCTGCAGGTTGAAGGTCTTTGGTGTCAGTCAGAAAGTCATGGTTCTCTTTTACCGTGCTGTGACAGAGAGCATCATTAGAGACGCCTTTTCTGCCTCGTTTGGTAAGCTATCTGTCCAAATGAAGGCCAAACTTACTTGTCTTACACAAAGAACTGCGAAGTTGATGGGAGTCAAGCAGCACACTTCACTTCAGACCATCTTAAACGAAACAAGAACCAGACAGGCCCGGAAAATCATCTCAGACCCGCTCATATTCTTTATTCAAAGTACCAGTTTCTTCCTGCAGGTGGACGtcttatatttaaaatgttaaactaaactgaaactgctttttttatgtatttatttttg is a genomic window containing:
- the LOC105918568 gene encoding cytochrome P450 2K1, which translates into the protein MGILDVLLQSYSASLLLGLTVLLLVFLLSSFNLKSGKHGKEPPGPRPLPVIGNLLQLDLSRAYHSFQELSKKYGSVFTVYLGPQKVVVLAGYKTVKEALVQRDEEFGERDTFPILREFHKGHGVLWSNGDSWKEMRRFALTNLRDFGMGKKACEDKIIEECQQLIEVFKKFKGEPFDTMQPINYAVSNIICSMVYGSRFEYDDPEFTSMVDRTNRSILLSGSPSVLLYNMFPRLFKWVSDKREFLENVSANRKQNFALFRQLKQTLNPEMCRGFVDAFLVRKQSLEASGIKNSHFHDDNLLITVLNLFNAGTETTSTTLRWGLLLMAKHPQIQDQVQEELRRVIGDRQVQVADRKSLPFTDAVIHETQRLASIVPTALPHKTSKDVVFQGYIIKKGTTVYPLLTSVLHDASEWEKPHSFHPAHFLDKEGKFVKRDAFMPFSAGRRICLGESLARMELFLFFTTLLQHFRFAPAPGVTEDELDLTPRGGITLGPSPHKLCAVSRM